Proteins from a genomic interval of Fodinicurvata sediminis DSM 21159:
- a CDS encoding cobyrinate a,c-diamide synthase has translation MPVEPRGLVIAATASGSGKTTLTLGLLRALRRRGFRVSGTKVGPDYIDPAFHAQATGQTAYNMDPWAMSLGLQRQLFRQAGKDSELVLVEGVMGLFDAASSGVGSTADVAVQLGLPIILVVDVRGQAQSVAALVEGFRGHRPELTLGGLVLNRVGSSFHMDMLRSALEPLGVPLLGGIPRDEDLKLPNRHLGLVQAGEHKDLEAFLERAADRMEQHLDLEALLQNAAPARGQGTEEVSSRDLPDPPGQTVSVARDACFSFLYPHLLHHWRKAGAELHFFSPLENEPPRWDADAIYLPGGYPELHAEGLSQAKRFRAGMVDAEERGVFIYGECGGYMTLGDCLTDDKGRAFPMLGLLPLHTSFERPRLHLGYRQLRTCQPMPFWKTSGHDLAGHEFHYASTVESGPAASLFQVWDARGGQRADAGLVRGSVAGSFLHLISGYPG, from the coding sequence ATGCCGGTTGAACCGCGCGGGCTGGTCATAGCGGCAACGGCCTCGGGCTCGGGCAAGACTACGCTGACACTTGGTTTGCTGCGCGCATTGCGCCGACGCGGATTTCGTGTTTCCGGGACCAAGGTTGGTCCGGATTATATAGATCCCGCTTTTCACGCACAGGCGACAGGCCAGACTGCATATAATATGGACCCCTGGGCCATGTCGCTGGGTTTGCAGAGACAGCTTTTCAGACAGGCCGGTAAGGATAGTGAGCTGGTCCTGGTAGAAGGCGTGATGGGTCTTTTCGATGCCGCTTCCAGCGGTGTTGGCTCCACTGCGGATGTGGCAGTACAATTGGGACTGCCGATTATTCTGGTTGTTGATGTGCGTGGCCAGGCCCAATCGGTCGCAGCATTGGTGGAAGGGTTTCGCGGGCACAGGCCGGAATTGACGCTGGGCGGACTTGTGTTGAACCGCGTCGGCTCCAGTTTTCACATGGACATGCTGCGCAGTGCGCTCGAGCCTCTGGGCGTTCCGTTGCTTGGAGGCATTCCCCGCGATGAAGACCTCAAGTTGCCGAACCGGCATCTTGGGTTGGTCCAGGCCGGGGAGCACAAGGATCTGGAAGCCTTCCTGGAAAGAGCGGCCGATCGCATGGAGCAGCATCTGGATCTGGAAGCGCTTCTACAGAATGCCGCACCTGCAAGGGGGCAAGGAACCGAGGAGGTTTCCTCCCGGGATCTGCCGGACCCACCTGGTCAGACGGTTTCCGTTGCGCGTGACGCCTGCTTTTCATTCTTGTACCCGCATTTGCTTCACCATTGGCGAAAGGCGGGTGCCGAGTTGCACTTTTTCTCGCCACTGGAAAATGAGCCCCCCAGGTGGGACGCTGACGCAATCTACCTTCCGGGAGGTTATCCCGAGCTTCATGCCGAAGGCCTCAGCCAAGCCAAACGCTTTCGTGCGGGCATGGTAGATGCGGAAGAAAGAGGTGTCTTCATCTACGGGGAATGCGGTGGATATATGACGTTGGGGGATTGCCTGACTGATGACAAGGGACGGGCGTTTCCGATGCTGGGGCTTTTGCCCTTGCACACCTCGTTTGAACGGCCGCGATTGCATCTTGGCTATCGCCAGCTTCGTACCTGTCAGCCCATGCCGTTCTGGAAAACGTCCGGCCATGACCTGGCGGGACATGAATTCCATTACGCAAGCACGGTCGAAAGCGGTCCGGCCGCTTCGCTGTTTCAGGTATGGGATGCACGTGGAGGTCAACGCGCCGATGCAGGGCTTGTCAGAGGCTCGGTTGCCGGGTCTTTTCTGCATCTGATCAGCGGGTATCCTGGGTGA
- a CDS encoding ABC transporter substrate-binding protein, with translation MSLVLGSGLALASAAQAETLRWASQGDALTLDPHAQNEGPTNTMSLHLHDPLVLRANDMSIEPGLATSWEAVEETVWEFKIREGVTFHDGSDFTAEDVAFSLNRAGTEPSDFRNYISSIEEVEVVDDTTVHIHTSGPNPILPQQLTQISMMSKAWSEENDVETAQDYASGEENFAVRNAMGTGPYKLESREGDVRTVLVRNDDYWGMDDYPMEVERIVYTPISSDSTRVAALLSGELDFVLDPPVQDLERLEEEGDINIEQGEENRTIFLGLNLREEDSEYDNVEGENPMADKRVREAMYHAIDADTIQRVVMRGRSVPTGTIAPPFIDGYPEELDERLAFDQERARELLAEAGYEDGFEITLHCPNDRYINDEAICQAVAGMLGQIDITVDLNSQTRSLHFQDIGNRETGFYLLGWGVPTFDSEYVFNYLYHTDDGQRGSWNATGFSNDRMDELVQQMGTEVDEETRNEMIAEAWEIAQSEVVYIPIHLQVLNWATREGVNVPLRADNQPHMATASFDD, from the coding sequence ATGAGCTTGGTTCTGGGGAGCGGCCTGGCATTGGCCTCTGCTGCTCAGGCCGAGACCCTGCGCTGGGCCAGTCAGGGTGATGCACTGACCCTGGATCCACATGCCCAGAACGAGGGACCGACCAATACAATGTCCCTTCACCTGCACGACCCCCTTGTGCTGCGGGCCAACGACATGTCGATCGAGCCCGGTCTGGCAACCTCCTGGGAAGCGGTGGAGGAAACCGTCTGGGAATTCAAAATTCGTGAAGGGGTCACCTTCCATGACGGATCTGACTTCACGGCGGAAGACGTGGCCTTTTCGCTGAATCGAGCAGGCACCGAACCGTCGGATTTCCGCAATTACATCTCCTCCATCGAAGAGGTGGAGGTCGTCGATGACACGACGGTCCATATCCACACTTCAGGGCCCAATCCGATCCTGCCACAGCAGCTGACGCAGATCTCCATGATGAGCAAGGCCTGGTCGGAAGAGAATGACGTGGAGACAGCCCAGGACTATGCAAGCGGAGAAGAGAACTTTGCCGTTCGCAATGCCATGGGGACTGGTCCTTACAAGCTGGAATCCCGTGAAGGGGACGTACGTACTGTTCTGGTTCGCAATGACGACTACTGGGGCATGGATGACTACCCAATGGAGGTCGAACGTATCGTCTATACCCCGATTTCTTCTGATTCGACACGCGTCGCCGCGCTGCTTTCGGGTGAATTGGACTTTGTCCTGGATCCGCCGGTTCAGGACCTGGAGCGCCTGGAAGAAGAAGGTGATATCAATATCGAGCAGGGCGAGGAGAATCGGACGATCTTCCTTGGCTTGAACCTGCGCGAGGAAGACAGCGAGTACGACAACGTCGAAGGCGAAAACCCGATGGCTGACAAGCGCGTGCGCGAAGCCATGTATCATGCCATCGATGCGGATACCATCCAGCGTGTGGTGATGCGCGGGCGTTCCGTGCCGACCGGGACGATTGCACCGCCGTTTATCGACGGCTATCCCGAAGAGCTCGATGAGCGTCTTGCCTTCGATCAGGAACGTGCACGTGAACTACTGGCGGAAGCTGGCTACGAGGATGGATTTGAGATTACGCTGCATTGCCCCAATGACCGCTATATCAATGACGAAGCCATATGTCAGGCTGTGGCCGGGATGCTGGGGCAAATCGATATAACGGTCGATCTGAATTCCCAGACCCGCAGTCTCCACTTCCAGGACATCGGCAATCGCGAGACCGGCTTCTACCTGCTGGGTTGGGGCGTACCGACTTTCGACAGCGAGTACGTTTTCAACTATCTCTATCACACCGATGATGGTCAGCGCGGGTCCTGGAATGCGACGGGCTTTTCGAACGATCGCATGGACGAGTTGGTACAGCAGATGGGAACGGAAGTTGATGAGGAAACTCGCAACGAGATGATCGCCGAAGCCTGGGAGATTGCTCAGTCGGAGGTGGTTTACATTCCGATTCACCTTCAGGTGCTGAACTGGGCGACACGTGAGGGGGTCAACGTACCCTTGAGGGCCGACAACCAGCCTCACATGGCCACAGCGAGCTTTGACGACTGA
- a CDS encoding ABC transporter permease — protein sequence MLAFIVRRLLQSIVVMLVVALIAFSLFNFVGDPINNMVGQEATTEQRAELRERLGLNDPIPVQFLRFVGNAAQGEFGISYRTARPVADLIAERLPATIELAVTSAAFALSLGIVLGVYSALNRYGWTSRFVMTASLIGVSLPTFLIGILLIWIFAVNLQWLPSYGRGEVVDLGGWRTGFLTLSGLQALILPAVTLGLYQLTLIMRLVRAEMLEVLRTDYIKFARARGLSNRAVNFGHALKNTLVPVITITGLQLGSIIAFAIITETVFQWPGVGLLFIIAIRFVDIPVMAAYLILIALFFVIINLIVDLLYYIVDPRLRVETPAARTAA from the coding sequence ATGCTTGCCTTCATAGTACGCCGCCTCTTGCAGTCCATTGTGGTCATGCTGGTGGTCGCCCTGATTGCCTTCAGTCTGTTCAATTTCGTGGGCGATCCCATCAACAACATGGTGGGGCAAGAGGCCACGACGGAGCAGCGTGCGGAGCTGCGCGAAAGACTGGGCCTGAACGATCCAATTCCCGTCCAGTTTCTCCGCTTTGTGGGCAATGCGGCGCAGGGGGAGTTCGGCATATCCTATCGCACAGCCCGTCCGGTTGCGGATCTGATAGCCGAACGCTTGCCGGCCACTATCGAGTTGGCCGTGACCTCTGCGGCTTTCGCGCTGTCCCTTGGAATCGTGCTTGGGGTGTACTCTGCGCTCAATCGCTATGGCTGGACCAGCCGCTTTGTCATGACGGCCTCGCTGATCGGCGTGTCACTGCCGACCTTCCTGATCGGCATACTGTTAATCTGGATATTTGCCGTGAACCTTCAGTGGCTGCCGTCCTATGGACGGGGTGAGGTTGTTGATCTGGGCGGTTGGCGGACAGGCTTTCTGACCCTGAGTGGCCTGCAGGCTTTGATCTTACCGGCCGTGACCCTGGGATTGTACCAGCTGACCCTCATCATGCGGCTTGTGCGTGCGGAAATGCTCGAGGTGCTGCGGACGGACTACATAAAGTTCGCGCGTGCGCGTGGCCTGAGCAATCGTGCGGTCAACTTCGGCCATGCCCTGAAGAATACTTTGGTACCAGTGATCACCATCACGGGCCTGCAACTGGGTTCCATCATTGCTTTTGCGATCATTACCGAAACGGTCTTCCAGTGGCCGGGAGTAGGGCTGTTGTTCATAATTGCCATCCGGTTTGTCGATATACCGGTCATGGCAGCTTATCTGATCCTGATTGCTCTGTTCTTCGTGATCATCAACCTGATTGTCGACCTTTTGTATTACATCGTGGACCCGCGCTTGCGAGTGGAAACGCCTGCAGCGCGAACCGCTGCCTGA
- a CDS encoding ABC transporter permease translates to MGASQSNSQQSPLNSRQGQSGTADEKPHGLLYRFFDSDIWHSFSHSPITVLSAIITLLFFLAAIFAPLIAPYTPFHAGSLHLMDGFTPPFEEGMSGNFYVFGTDDQGRDVFSAIIYGARISLLVGFCAVLFAMVLGVTLGLIAGYRGGWVDTIIMRIADVQLSFPAILVALLIFGLAKAMIPREYQENMAIYVLIISIGLSDWVQYARTVRGTTMVEKNREYVLAARVIGVRPAVILFRHVLPNVMGSVLVIATIGLALAIIAEATLSFLGVGVPPTTPSLGTLIRIGNDFLFSGEWWITIFPGIALIMLALSVNLLGDWLRDALNPKLR, encoded by the coding sequence ATGGGTGCTTCACAATCCAACAGCCAGCAGAGTCCGCTGAACAGCCGGCAGGGCCAAAGTGGTACTGCTGATGAGAAGCCCCATGGGCTGCTATATCGATTTTTCGACAGTGATATCTGGCACAGTTTTTCGCATTCGCCGATCACGGTGCTTTCCGCGATCATAACCTTGCTGTTCTTTCTGGCGGCCATCTTCGCACCTCTCATCGCACCCTATACGCCTTTCCATGCGGGATCCCTGCACCTTATGGACGGCTTCACGCCTCCGTTCGAAGAAGGCATGAGCGGGAACTTCTATGTTTTTGGAACTGATGATCAGGGGCGCGATGTCTTCTCGGCTATCATTTACGGGGCGCGCATCTCCTTGCTTGTAGGCTTCTGCGCCGTTCTCTTTGCCATGGTTCTTGGTGTGACCCTGGGCCTGATCGCGGGCTATCGTGGCGGTTGGGTCGATACGATCATCATGCGCATTGCCGATGTGCAGTTGAGCTTTCCTGCCATTCTGGTTGCGCTTCTGATTTTCGGCCTGGCCAAGGCCATGATTCCCCGTGAATACCAGGAAAACATGGCGATTTACGTTCTGATCATATCCATCGGGTTGTCCGACTGGGTACAATACGCCCGTACGGTGCGCGGGACCACGATGGTCGAGAAGAACCGTGAATACGTGCTAGCCGCGCGGGTCATTGGTGTTCGACCGGCTGTCATCCTGTTCCGTCATGTCTTGCCGAATGTGATGGGGTCCGTGCTGGTGATCGCCACGATTGGCCTGGCCCTGGCCATCATAGCCGAAGCGACGCTGTCTTTTCTGGGTGTGGGGGTGCCACCGACGACACCTTCGCTTGGAACCCTGATTCGCATTGGCAATGATTTCCTTTTTTCCGGTGAGTGGTGGATCACCATCTTTCCCGGAATCGCGCTGATCATGCTTGCCCTATCGGTGAACCTGCTGGGTGACTGGTTGCGCGATGCCTTGAATCCGAAGTTGAGATGA
- a CDS encoding ABC transporter ATP-binding protein codes for MMAQTDSSETPLLEVLNLRVEFPTRRGTLVAVDDISFDIKPGEVLGVVGESGAGKSLTGTAVINLLEPPGHIADGQVRLKGQRIDNLPQEKLRHIRGRQIGMVFQDPLTSLNPLYTVGYQLVETIRTHLDMSESQARKRGIELLTEVGISAPEDRIDQYPHQFSGGMRQRIVIALAVCANPSLIIADEPTTALDVSIQAQIIDLLKRLCREQGTAVMLITHDMGVIAETADRVAVMYAGRLAEVGPVQKVIKQPYHPYTKGLMGAIPTVGQKLERLTQIDGAMPRLTEIPPGCAFHPRCPKAFERCFVERPEPIEVEDSKVACWLYDEEPALSGESDR; via the coding sequence ATGATGGCCCAGACAGATTCATCCGAAACGCCGCTCCTTGAGGTCCTCAACCTGCGTGTCGAATTCCCGACACGGCGTGGAACGCTGGTTGCAGTTGATGATATCTCCTTTGATATCAAACCCGGCGAGGTGCTGGGGGTGGTTGGCGAGTCCGGTGCGGGAAAGTCCCTGACGGGCACGGCCGTAATTAACCTGCTAGAACCTCCAGGGCACATTGCGGATGGGCAGGTGCGCCTGAAAGGACAGCGTATCGATAACCTGCCGCAGGAGAAGCTGCGCCATATCCGTGGACGCCAGATCGGTATGGTGTTCCAGGATCCACTGACTAGCCTGAATCCACTCTACACTGTGGGGTATCAGTTAGTGGAAACGATCCGTACGCACCTGGACATGAGTGAAAGCCAGGCGCGCAAGCGCGGAATCGAATTACTTACCGAAGTGGGGATTTCCGCGCCGGAAGATCGGATTGACCAGTATCCGCATCAGTTCTCTGGTGGAATGCGCCAGCGGATCGTCATTGCGCTGGCCGTTTGTGCCAATCCTTCGCTGATCATTGCCGACGAACCCACAACAGCTCTGGATGTCTCGATTCAGGCACAGATCATCGACCTTCTGAAGCGTCTGTGTCGTGAGCAGGGGACGGCCGTGATGCTGATAACCCACGATATGGGCGTTATTGCGGAGACAGCGGATCGAGTGGCCGTGATGTATGCAGGACGGCTGGCAGAAGTGGGCCCTGTCCAGAAAGTGATCAAACAGCCATATCACCCCTATACAAAAGGCCTGATGGGGGCCATCCCAACAGTCGGGCAGAAACTGGAGCGTCTGACACAGATCGATGGCGCCATGCCGCGTTTGACGGAAATTCCACCGGGGTGCGCCTTCCATCCGCGCTGTCCCAAGGCCTTCGAACGTTGTTTTGTGGAACGACCGGAGCCGATAGAGGTCGAGGATTCCAAGGTGGCCTGCTGGCTGTACGATGAAGAACCGGCCCTGTCAGGAGAAAGTGATCGATGA
- a CDS encoding ABC transporter ATP-binding protein yields MTDVLQDKRPSVQPSGPLVSVQGLSKYFDVSPPYLTRLLQGRPRRTLRAVEDVSLDIPHGSTFSLVGESGCGKSTMARLLVGLYQPTEGEIYFDGNAVSQLKTRRQKADFQRRIQIIFQDPYASLNPRWRVRDIIAEPIRTHRLLPEGAPLRKRIAELLDHVGFSDKDGEKYPHEFSGGQRQRISIARALAGDPEFLVCDEPTSALDVSVQAQILNLMKDLQKELGLTYLFISHDLAVVSHISDYLGVMYLGRLVESGEASDVFNHPQHPYTRMLLDAIPDLEMSGRKRIPVAGEVPSPMSPPSGCHFHPRCPFADARCQKEVPEITESRNVRVRCHAVEEQRLTPEVLAAAAAARS; encoded by the coding sequence ATGACGGATGTGCTCCAGGACAAGAGACCATCAGTCCAGCCGTCCGGTCCGCTTGTGTCCGTACAGGGGCTGTCTAAGTACTTTGATGTTTCCCCGCCTTACCTGACCCGCCTTCTGCAGGGGCGTCCCCGCCGCACGCTGCGTGCTGTGGAAGACGTAAGCCTCGACATACCGCATGGCAGCACCTTCAGCCTGGTTGGAGAGTCGGGCTGTGGAAAATCAACGATGGCGCGTCTTCTGGTGGGGCTCTATCAGCCGACCGAGGGAGAAATCTACTTTGATGGAAACGCCGTGTCCCAATTGAAGACACGGCGCCAGAAGGCGGACTTCCAGCGTCGCATACAGATCATTTTCCAGGACCCCTATGCCAGTCTGAACCCAAGATGGCGCGTCCGGGATATCATTGCCGAGCCGATCCGCACGCACCGATTGCTTCCGGAAGGAGCGCCTCTACGCAAGCGTATCGCCGAATTGCTTGATCATGTTGGTTTTTCGGACAAGGACGGCGAAAAGTACCCGCACGAATTCTCGGGTGGCCAGAGACAGCGTATCTCCATTGCCAGGGCTCTGGCGGGAGACCCCGAGTTCCTGGTTTGTGACGAGCCTACGTCGGCACTGGATGTATCTGTCCAGGCACAGATCCTGAACCTGATGAAGGACCTGCAGAAGGAACTTGGCCTGACCTATCTTTTCATCAGTCATGACCTGGCGGTGGTCTCACATATTTCTGACTATCTTGGTGTGATGTATCTGGGACGCCTCGTGGAGTCCGGGGAAGCCAGTGATGTCTTCAATCATCCACAGCATCCCTATACAAGGATGCTGCTCGATGCCATCCCGGACCTTGAGATGTCCGGTCGCAAGCGGATCCCCGTTGCCGGAGAGGTCCCAAGCCCAATGTCGCCGCCATCTGGCTGTCATTTCCATCCGCGTTGCCCCTTCGCGGATGCGCGTTGTCAGAAGGAAGTGCCTGAAATCACTGAGTCACGGAATGTGCGTGTACGCTGTCATGCCGTAGAGGAACAGCGCCTGACACCAGAGGTTCTGGCTGCCGCAGCCGCAGCTCGTTCCTGA